The window TGCGTGATTGGTGAGAACGCGACCGTTGGCCCGAATACGACGGTCGTTGGCGGTCCGGCACGTGTTGTCGTTGATGATGAAGTGCATCGGGATGTCGGGCTGGGCGGCGTCATCGGCGACAACACGCTGCTTGGTGGCGGTGTCACCGTTGATTCCGGAACCATTATTGGGAATCACGTTTGCGTCGAATCCGGTGTGACAGTTGCTGAGCGGATTCCGTCTGGTGTGGAGGTGCGGAGGGGATAATCCATGTGTGGCATTGTTGGCTACACCGGCACCGAAGCGGCGTTACCGGTCGTTGCGACCGGGTTGAAGAACCTCGAATACCGCGGGTATGACTCGGCCGGCGTCGCCCTTCTCGATGACACTCTCGACGTCTACAAGAGCGAAGGTGACATCGACGCGCTCACCCTGCCCGACACCCATTCGGCAACAACCGGCCTTGGGCATACCCGGTGGAGTACTCACGGGCAACCCACGGATGCAAACGCCCACCCACATACGGACTGCACGGGCGAGATCGCTGTCGTCCACAACGGGATTATTGACAACTACGAGGAGTTGAAAGCTGAGTTGGTGGCGGCTGGCCACGAGTTTACGAGTGAGACGGATACGGAAGTCGTCCCCCACTTGCTTGAAGCCCACTACGATGGCACGAATCTCCGGGCGGCCGTGCAAGCGGTCGTTGAGCGGCTCACGGGAAGTTTTGCCCTAGGTGTGACCGCTGTTGGGGCTGCTGAGTTAGTCGTCACCCGTCAAGACAGCCCGTTAGTTCTTGGCCGTGGCGAGACAGCGAATTTCGTTGCCAGTGACGTTACCGCGTTCCTGGAATACACGCGGGATGTCATCTTTCTGGAAGACGGCGACATTGCGACGGTGACGGCCGACGAGATCACGATCTGGCAGGGTGACGACCGGGTCACCCGGGAGGCCCAGACTGTTGACTGGGAGGCGGATGCCGCCGAGAAAGCCGGGTACGAGCATTACATGCTCAAAGAAATTCACGAACAGCCACAGGCCCTCCGGCAGACGATCTCCGGCCGCGTGGACGTCGTCAACGGTACCGCCGACCTCGAGTTCGACCTCCCGACAAACTATCTTCAGAGTCTTGACGAAATCCAGATTGTCGCGGCCGGCACGTCCTACCATGCCGGTCTGTATGCCCGGCGGTTGCTTGAAGCGCACGCTGACGTCCGGTGTACGGTTGAAGTTGCCAGTGAATACGAATTCACCGGCGGCCGCGATCCCTGGCGCACGCTTGTTGTCGCTGTCACTCAAAGCGGGGAGACCGCAGACACCCTCAGTGCGATGCGGACGGCCGCGGCCGCCGGCGCCCGCACGCTTGCCGTCACGAACACCGTCGGGAGCACCGCCGCCCGCGAAGCCGACGACGTCGTCTACATTCGGGCGGGCCCGGAAATCGGGGTTGCAGCCACCAAAACGTTCGCCGCGCAAGTCACCACCCTCGCGTTGCTGACCGTTGCCATCGGCCGAGAGCGCAACGCCCTGGGTGGTGACCGCGCCAGCACCCTCCTTGAGAACATCCGGAGTCTGCCCGGCGCCATCCAACAAGTCCTGGATGACGCTGACCGTGTCGCAGACACCGCCCGGGAGCTGGCTGACAGTGAGGCGTTTTTCTTTGTTGGGCGGCGCCTCGGCATGCCGGTGTCGCTTGAGGGCGCGTTGAAACTCAAGGAAATCAGCTATACGCATGCCGAGGGGTTCGGTGGCGGGGAACTCAAACACGGTAGTCTCGCCCTCGTAACTGCCGACACACCCGTCATCGCCATCCTCACCGACGGCGCGAACCCGGAGAAGATGGTGCACAACGTCAAGGAAGTCCAGTCACGAGACGCGCCCGTCCTCGGGGTCTCCTCACTCGACGACGCCGAGTCGGTTCTCGATGTCACCTTCCCCGTCCCCAGCCTCGGCGATCTCGAACCGCTCGTCGCCAACGTCTACCTCCAACTGTTCGCCTACCACATCGCCGACGCACTCGACCGCAACATCGACAAACCACGCAACCTCGCCAAAAGCGTCACCGTCGAATAACGTAGGATCCCTTGTTGAACCCGGCTTAGGTATTGTCGTCATTGTCGTCGGACTTCCAGATGAGCAGTAATAGGCCAACGAGTGCACTGCCAACCCCAAGAATCGGCAATACAAGGGAATTCAGGAGCCAGTGAGATGCCGTCGAGGTGGCTGGGGGAGTCGCTGTCTCGCTCGATGCTTGTGCTGACGTCCTCGTCGTCCGAGTCGTTGTTGGTGTCGCAGCCGTTTTGGATGTCGGTTGGGTTGGGTCACCACGCACAGCGAAAAATCCCTCCTGTGTCCCGGTATAGAGGTTGTTTTCGTCCAGCACGGGACACCCCGGGGTTATTGCATCGACTGACCAGAGTTGTGTTCCGTCGTCGAGCCGCAGCGCATATATCTGGTAATCTGAACCCAGATACACCACCCCGTCAGAGATAGCCGGCAAATTCCATGAGGTTCCACTTCCCTCGTGCTCCCATTGCTGTTCTCCAGTCGCGGCGTCAAACCCATACGACCAGCCATCACCACCGTCAACTACCCCACCCTACTTGCTCGGGGCTGACGCCCGCTCGCTTCGTTGAGGGTGGGGCTTATCGGTGGACTCCGCCTCTGACTCCATAACGGAGTACGAGATAAATCCTCGGTTCGGCTTCACAGTCCCCGACTTCAGGGCGAGTTGACTGTCGCCCGTCCGCCGTGAGTCATGTAGCCCACGACGGACAAACCGCCATCCAACATTCTTCGCCGCGTTATAATCCGTATTCGCCGTCGCACCACATTTCTCACACTCGAAGAAATCGCGCTCCGTGCGGTTGCCATCGCTGGTATGCCCGCACTCGCAACACCGCTTCGACGTGTTCGCAGGGTCAACGTACACGACCTTGATACCGAGTGCTTCAGCCTTGTACTCGACGTACTTGACGAGTTGGGCGTGCGCCCACTGGTGGAATTTGCGCTTGCTCGGCATCGAGTCGCGGATGTGCGTCAAGTCCTCGAACACGATGTGCGTGCAGTCGTAGGTGACTGCCTCCGCGAGCAACCGATTCGACACTCGGTGCAGGTAGTCACGATTGTACCGTTCTTCGCGATTGTCACGCTGGACGAGCGTGCGATGTGCGGACTCGGTGCCCGTTTCTTGGAGGCCACCGCGAACGCGTTCGAACTCGCGGTGTTCGTGCAAGAGTTCTTGCCCTGACTCGAAGTAAGAGGTGCTGGTGACGGCGAGGTTTTCGATACCGAGGTCAACCCCGAGAACTGTCCTGTCCTCGACGGGTGACTCGTCGGCATCGGGCTTTGGCTTACGGAAGCCGAGATGTAGATAGTAGTTGCCGTCACGCGCTGTCAGCGTCGATTCCGCTACTTCCCACTCGTCGCTGTCGAGATACTGGTACTGGTAGCCGTTTTCGTCGTCGGGAAGTACCAACTCGCACCGCACTCGACTTCCCGGGTGGCGAGTGAGACGGTGTTGTCATCGAACAGGGTCATCGTGTTGGCGTCGTACTTCACCGTAGGCGCGGTGAACTCGGGTTTTGAGTAGTTGCGGCCCTGTTGTTTACGTTCATCGACGCTTTTCAGAGCTTGTGCGGCTTGGAAGCACGCGAGGATGGCGTGCGGACTCCTTAGACGAGTTTGGTCACGAACATCGTCGTAGGCGAGCGACTGGAGTTTCCGCTTTCGGGTTTCATAGTGTTTCCAGCCGATGTCCGTGGCAATGTTCGCACCTGTGCGCCACTCGTCAAGCGTGTCTTCGAGCAGGTCGGCCTGCTCAGGGGACACGGAGAGGCGCGTTATCGCGGTGCGTCTCAGGTAGTCGTCGTCCGACACGCGTTCAAAGAATGCCTGTAGTTACTTACTAATTAGTGTTTGGCTGGTGTCTGGGTGACGCGCTCCTCCCCGCCCTACTGTGCTACTCAGCCTTCGTCCTGCGTTGCTCCTTGAGGACGGGAACTCCGCGCTACCGCACAGTTGAACTACAACCGTACCGTTTGCGACAGCGGCGGAGGCGGATGACCCCTGCCGTACATTCGCTGTCCATTGTTTCTCGCCCGACTCTGCGGCCAGCGCGTACACGGTATTGTCGTACGATTGGATGTAGACCGTTCCGTCCACGATCGTCGGTGACGCACGGATGTTGCCACTTGTTTCGAACCGCCAGCGTTCGCTCCCGTCAGAAACAGCAAACGCGTACACAACCCCGCCAGCGGCAGCCGTGAACACGTGCCCGTTGGCTACAGCCGGATTGTTGTACGTCCGGCCGGAGAACTGCGTCGTCCATCGCGTTGAGCCGTCAGTTTCGAGAGCGTAGACCGTTCCGTCCTCGGTAGTCGTTACGACGGTTCCATCGGTAACGACCGGCGCGGAGTAACAGGTCGCGTCGTACGAATACGTCCACTGGCGGGTGCCATCATCAGCACTGACGGCGTGGAGGGCTGTTTCGCTGTTGGCGTATACCATATCGTTGACGACAGCGGGTGAGCTTGAGAAGACGGCAGAGAAGTCGCTTCGCCAGATTTGGGAGCCGTCTGTTGAATCAATGGCGTACAGATAGGTGTCGTCCTCGGTTCCACCCGCGGTCGTCCGAGTCTCCAGATATAGCGTGTTGTCCACGAGGGCCGCCGATTGGCCGTCTGTGCGCGGCTCGAAAAGTATGCTGCTCTCTGTAATGGTGTGAGGGCCGGCGGTCCCGGCTGCCACCCGGTGTTCGCCGGATCCGCTTGATACATTGGCCACGACCCACTACCCGCTGACGGATCACCGCTGTCGTCCGATTGAGTGTTCTTCCTCCACGGTCGTCGTGTAGCGCTCAGGCCGACCGCTGATGTCGATAGTCCAATCCCAATAGTGGCCATTCGAAGCATCCCCCGACGTGTTCGATTGGTATTCATTGACACTGTCCGTTCTGTCACGCGAGGGGTCCTGAATCTTCTCGTTACAACTGTTGGGATGAACGCCTCGCCTCGTAGTACTGGCAGCTAATACTGAGTGGGGTACCGGGCTCGTCCGGGCAGTTCAGGGATCCTCGTCCCCTCCAGTTTGCCCAGAGTAACACGAGTCCTGTTTGAATCGCTGGGTCTCCATCTACTGGTCAGCTTGGTGAATCTGTCTTTTTCGTGTCGAACTCAAGTCCCGAGATTTCAATCCGAGCACCACCGTCAGCGCCGTCAGTAACGTGAATCTGCCACTCGTGATCCTCGACAACCTGCTTCACGATTGGTAATCCGAACCCAGTGCCGTCTGGTGCCGTCGAGTACCCAGCCTCAAAGAGGCTTGCCTGTTCGGCAGCAGTGAGTCCTCTGCCATCATCCTCGACGAAAAACCCGTCAGCAAGGTCACCAACGGTCACGGTCACGTTGTCGCCACCGTGTTCGACCGCGTTCCGGAAGAGATTTTCGAGTAGCTGCGTGACGCGATTTCGATCCGCTCGAATCGACCGTGTGACGTCCACCGTCAGGGTCGCCTGCTTTGTCTCGACGTGCTCCCAAGCGTGGGCACTCAGCTCAGCGATGGAAACACGCTCTCGATCCGTGACAGGGTCTGATTCACGTGTTACCGAGAGTAACTCGTCGATCAAGGTGCGCATTCGATCATGGGACTGCGCAACAGTGGCAAGATGGTCATTGTCGCAGTCCTCCCGGGCGAGTTCAAGGTGTCCCTCGGCGACGGTTAACGGATTCCGGAGGTCGTGCGAGACGAACCTGGCGAACTGGTCAAGACGTTCGTTCTGGTCCGACAGTTCCTGTTTTCGCTTCTGGAGCCGTTCAGTCTGTTCAAGATTCTCTAAGGCAACAGCGATACTCTTTGCCAGCAATTCCCCGAGTACACGATCCTCCCGGTCGAAGGCAGCTGTCGTTGGCGAACTGGCAACAAGAATCCCATATTCGTCAACCGGGAGGTAGAGTTCACTCCGAATCGGTGTCTCCGGATTATACACATCCGGGTTCGTGTGGACATCATCGATTGCACGAGCCTCTCCCTCGGTGTATGCTCGCCATGCAATACTGTCGTCACCAGTGAAGACCGGGGGTGTTCCAATGAGATTGGCGACCTCCTCGGTGCTGCTCGCCGGAACTAACGCATCTCGATCCGCATCGTAGAGATTGAGCACGTTCGCATCTAGGCCGATAATATCACGCGCTGCTTCGACGCTGATTTCTGCGATCTCCTCTTGGGAGTCTGCGGCGAGCAATTCGTGGCTAGTTTCATTGAGCGCTTCTAGCCGCTGTTCGTGTTCTTTCCGCTCGCTGATGTCCCGAGAGAACACGACGAACTGGTCGTCGTCTGCAATGTTGAGTCGGGCGACGTGTACTTCGACGGGGATCGTTGAGCCGTCGTTGCGCCGGAATTCTGTCTCGACACGGAATCGATCACCAGTGTCGGTTTCAGCCAATTGTGTTGCGAGATCGTCTGGTGAGATTGTCGGATCAATCTCCCACACTCCTTGGCCGACGATTTCAGCTTCATCGTAGCCGAGTTCGTCACAGAACCGTCGGTTCGCGCTTCGGATAATCCCGTCCTTGTCATGGATGTTAATCATATCGGGGGAGTTCTCGAAGAGTGCTTCACAACGGGTTTGTGCCCGTTCGAGTTCTTGGGCCCGCTCACGTTGATCTGTCACGTCGCGGACAGTGCAGACGAGTTCACCATTGTCGGTCAACGCAAGGACGTGATCTTCGGTAAATGTCTCACCAGTCGCTCGTACACCGATCGTTTCGCCATGCCAGTAGCCCGCGGCCTCGACGGCCGGGAGGATGTCGTTGCGAATGTCGTCGAGATGCTCGTCCTGGTAGAGGAGTTCCCAGCTTTCACCGAGCAACTCGTCGGGGGCGTAGCCGTAGAGATCGGCGTACGCTTGATTCACGTAGATGAACTGTCGATCTTCGTCGAGAATACTAATGCCTTCCCGTGCTGTTTCAATGGCGTCGAGCTTTCGTTGTTGTTCAGTCTTTGCTCGCGCGCGTTCGACGGCATTTCGGATGCGATTGGCCAAGACGGTGTACTGCTCGGCCTCAGAGTCCTTTTGCAGATAATCAGTCACACCGGCTGAAATAGCCTCACTGGCAACTTCCTCAGACCCCTTCCCAGTGAACAAGATGAACGGAAGGTTCGGATAGTCAGCGCGAACTGCTTGCAGAAGTTCGATACCATTCTGGTCTGGCATCTCATAGTCAGCGACCACACAATCAAATTCGCGGCCGTGAAGCGTGGCCAGGGCGTCAGCAGCGCTTGTTTCTGTTTCGATGCGGAACTGCTCGTCCTCACGCTCAAGAAAGGTTGCTGTTAACTCTCCAAAACCCGGGTCATCATCAACATGGAGCACACGAATCGACGCCGATGCTGAACTCATACGCAATCTTGGTCTGACCGATGACCTGCCAACAGAAAAGCCTTCGATACAGACGGCTCCCTGGGTACCTGGCCAAGCGCCGAGACTTTACCATCTCGGCGTACAAGATATTCCCACTCAGTGGCCGTGTTGCGCTTCCCCGAGTCGGGAAGCCTACGGCGCCTAGTGACAGCATCGCGGTGGGGAGGCGGACTGTGACTTCGCATCGTGCGTGCCCCACCGTGTGGTGTGTAGTGTAGCGGCGCTCGCAACCCGGAGTTCCCGCAATTGGAACCATTGCCGCCGAGATGTCGAAATCTCCGCATCACCCGGGTCGCAATCCATCCTATCAGAGATGGGCGCCAGTGATGGAGTCTGCGGGAGTTCGCCGCGGCCTACCGACCTGGGTCGGGATAGTCGCCTACTGTTTCCGCTAGGAGTTCCCGCGCTGTCTCGAGCAGATCACTCGCGGTCGCGTCAGTGGCTGCCTCAGCGGTGATGCGAATGAGGGGTTCGGTGCCACTGGCGCGGATGAGAAACCAGCCGTCGGGCCGAGTAACGCGCACCCCATCACCCGTTGAGACATCCTCCTCGCTGTAGGTGGTGACGATGTGGTCGCGCACAGCATCGAGCTGCGCCTGTTTGTGCGCTACCTCGATTGATTCGCGTTTGGTGACGTACGTGGGGAGTGTGTCGATGCGATCTGCGAGTGGGGGGCCGGTGGTGAGGAGTGCGGTGAGTGTGAGGGCGGCGAGCGGGCCATCCGGGCAGAGCGCGCTGTCGGGCCAGATCCACGCCCCACTCGGCTCCCCGCCGAACACCACGTCGTCGTCGGTCGCGGCGGCCTGCGCGACATACACGTCCCCAACCTGGGTGCGCTTCACCGTACCCCCAACGGCCGCGAGCGCGTCATCCACGAGCCGGCTCGTGTTGAGGGGCGCGGCCACAACCGACCCCGACGCGTTATTGATGGCGTCACGCGCAAAGAGTGCGAGCAACTGGTCCCCACTCACGAACGCGCCCGTATTATCGACGGCGAGCATGCGGTCGGCATCCCCGTCGTGGGCGATGCCGAGATCAGCCTCACGGACGCGGACGAGCCGACACAGGTCCTCACAGGTGTCCGGTGTGGGTTCGCTTGGTCGGCCGGGGAACGCCCCATCAGGCTGGCCGTTTAGCGTCGTGACGCTGGCTCCGACTTTGGCGAGGACATCCGCCGTGATACGGCCCGCCCCATTCCCAATATCAACAACGACATCCATCCCGCTGAGCTCAGTGTCAAGGGAATCGAGCAGCGCCTGCTCATGCCGCGTACGCGCGTCCGTAACCCGTCGGCGCGTCCCGTATCCATCCCACTCGGCAGTGGTTATCTGCTCAGTTTCGAGTGCAGTCACGAGCGTTTCCTGTTGGGCGGTGGTGAACGCCTTGCCCGACGGATTCCAGCATTTCACGCCGTTATCGGTCGGTGGATTATGGGAGGCCGTGACGACAATCCCGGCGTCCGCATCGTAGGACTGGAGTGTCCGGGCGACGGTTGGTGTACTTTCGATGCCAGTGGTGAGGACGTCTACACCAGCTTCCTGGAGGCCCGCCGCAAGTGCATCGACAAGGGCACGGCCTGAATCTCGTGGATCACGCCCAACAAGGACTGACTCACACGCTGGGAACGCGGTTGGAAACGTCCGGCCGATTGAGACAGCGAGTTCTGTTGAGACAGTCTCTCCAACCGGGCCGCGAATCCCGCTTGTACCAAACATATCATGCTGACTGGCGGCCCGCGCAATATGCGTTCTCGTTGGGGCGTGGCTCAGGTGGTGTGATAGAGTTTCGAGCGCATACCCCCGTCTTCCCGTGAGTGACGAGTGTTCCGACAGAGTGTCGGAACCGAGGAGCGAACAGGCGGGGGTCGAGCGAACAGCATAGTGTGACAGTCCACCGTTCTATTGCAGGGCTGGATTTCCCACCGTTTTCGCAATATATTTGCCACGACATAACCATAGTGTGTAGCACGGATGAAGACCACACGGCACGCAACCTACAACCTCAACTACCACATAGTGTGGCTCCCGAAGTACCGCAACGCGGTACTGACGGGAGAGGTTGCCGACCGTGTGAACTCCATCCTCCACGAAATTGCCGACGAAAAGGGCTTGGACATTCAAAATCTGACTGTTCAGCCTGACCACGTTCACCTGTTCGTCAGTAGCCCGCCCAAACACAGTCCAGCACTGCTCGCCAACTGGTTCAAGGGCATTTCCTCGCGGAAGTACAATCACCGCCACGCCGACCACGACGGCGAGAAAATACGGTGGGCACGCGGCTACTACGCTGGAACAGCCGGCCACGTCTCCAGCGAAACTGTCGAGAACTACATTGACCGACACAAGGAGGCAGAAGCGTGACCGAACTCACGAAAACGCTCGAACTGACGCTTGTGGACCCGAACGTCCACAAGCGTCAGAAGCTTCGTGAGACACGGGACGCTTACCAGCAAGCACTCCAAGAGGCGTTCGCCGCTGGCTGTGACACACAGTCAGCTGCCAACGACGTGGTTGTTGAGTACGACCTGAGCGGCTACGCGAAAAACGCCCTCAAGAAGTACGTCCCACAACTCTGTGGGAACAGCTACGATGCCGACGCGCTTCACGACGACCACCCGGTGCGGTTCACCAACGAGGGCCTGCAACTTGACCACCAGCCACAGAACGCTGTCGAGTGGTACGTCAAAATCCCGCACCACGAGGACTACCACCTCTGGATTCCGGCTCGTGCCAATCCCGAACAGCGGGAGTGGCTCGAAGCGTTGTACGCAGACGACGCCGAAATGGGTGAAAGTCGGCTGTTCGAGCGGGACGGAACGTGGTATCTCCACATCACTGTTACCCGCGACGTGGAGGACGAATCTGAGGCGTCCGCCGACGAGCAAACGCCCATCGGTGTAGACATTGGAGAAGCGAGTCTCGTCACGGTGTGTCACCGCGACGAGAGCGGTTCTCCTGTTCGCCCTGAACTGTGGGCCGATGACGGCAAAGCCGTTCGTCGGCTCCGCAAAACCTACTTCACCGCCACGCGACGGCTTCAGAAGCGTGGCAGTGAGCGAATCGCGGAGTCCTACGGCGACTCGCTGTGGGACCAGATTGACGACGTGTTCCACCGTGTGACCCGCGAGGTCGTGGAGTACGCCGAGTCTGTCGAGAATCCAGTGCTGGTGCTGGAAGACCTGACGTACATCCGCGAGAACATGGACTACGGCGAGTACATGAACCGGCGGTTGCACGGGTGGGGCTTTGCCAAGCTTCACGCACAGATTCGCTACAAAGCCGCCGAGAAGGGGATTCCCGTCGAGACGGTGAATCCCCGGAACACGTCGAAGGCGTGCCACGCTTGCGGTGAACACGGCTACCGGCCACGACAGGCGACGTTCAGATGCTCGAACGGCGGCTGTTGGGTCGGTGAGTATCAGGCCGACGTGAACGGGGCGATAAACATTGCAGACCGCTACCGTAGTGGAGAGAGTCACCGCCGAAGCGACCGGAGTTCCCGGCAGAAGGCCGGTGACGATGACTCGGCTACGGATGGGGCCTCTTTGACCGGGCCACAAGACAGCCACGCCGATGCTGAAACCCAGCAGACGACGCGTGGACCGTATGCGTCTTGAAACCAACAGGCCGCTTCGCTCGGCCTGAAATCCTGTGGCGGGATTCCTCCGCGTTCACGCGGAGGAGGAGGTCAATCTCGTACCTGCACTTCAGGCACTCGAAGTCTTCGTCTTCGCGGTTGTCGGGATGGGTGAACCCGCAGTGTGAGCACCGCCGACTCGTGTTTTCGGGGTCAACCTGTTCGACTGTGATGCCGTGTTCTTCGGCTTTGTACGCGACGTAGTTGTAGCGGCGGTCGAACGCCCACTTGTGGCCCCACGACGCACCGGTTCGCTCACGAATGTCGGTTAACTCCTCGAATGCAATCACCGAACAGTCGTTCTCGCGGGCCTCTGCAACGAGTTCGTTGCTGATACGGTGAAGCATCTGCTTGAACCGTCCTTCCTCTTTCCGTCCAACGGATTGGATGTTCTCGTGCGCCCAGCGCGTGCCGCATTGTTGAAGCGATCCACGTCGTTTCTCGTATTCTCCGCGCCAGTGGTTGAACTCGTCACTGGTCCAGAACGTGCCTGTCGAAGCGACGGCGAGGTTGTTCACGCCGAGGTCAACCCCGAGAACCGTTCCGTTCTCAGGTGTTGCCTGTTTCGGCGTGTCGGACTCCACGTCCGTCTTGCAGTGGATGTGAAGTACCCAGTCGCCGTCGTGGTAGTGCAGTTCCGCACCCGTCGTTTCGTAGTCGTTGGAGAACAGGTAGTCCGAGTGCGGCGTGTCACTATCCTCGTCGGGCAGTCCGTAGTCGGCTTCGATGCGACCGTCTGTGGTGGCGAGGCTTGCGTAGTCGTCGTGGAAGGTGGCGGTGCGGTGGTCGTAGACGACGTGTGGGCTGGTGAAGCGTGGCTTCGACGCTTTCTTGCCTTTTTTCCACTTCTCGACCACGCTTTTGCAGGCGTCAGCGGCCTTGTTGCGAGCGGCTTGCACCAGTTCACCGTTGAAGCCGTCCGTTTTCTCGCGTACGTCGTCGTAGGTTTCGTCGTCGAGCGTGGTTTTGCTGGTGGTGACGTTCTCGCCTTGGAAAGCGTGGTCTACGACGTACTGGGCGGACCAGAGGAACTGGTCGACGGTGTCTTCGAGGAGTGCGGCGTCGTCACTGTCCACGTTGAGTGCAACGGGGACGGTACGCCGCACTTCCATATCTTATATGGGGTACTGGTATTTCTTCAACGCTGGGGAGTCGGGCTGCTACTGGAGCGTGGTTTGATTCCTAGTTGTCGGCTTTATCCCACGGCTAAAGCCGTGGGTTTTCGCCTCACACTTTCTATAACTGGAAGGGCTTCGAGCTCGACAAGAAGAGTGGCCCCGACGGGTACGGACATCTCACCCTGGAGAAAATCGCCGGCAACACGATTCACGTCCCGATTCGCCTGCACCGTGACCTCCCTGACGGCGACGTGAAGCAACTCACGGTGAAGAAAGCCAACACCGGGGGAGTGGTTCGTCACATTCACCGTCGAGACTGCCGCTCTCGAGAAACCCACTGTTGACGAGATCAACCTTGACGACTGCGTGGGGCTTGATCTCGGCATCACCAGTTTCATCCACGACTCCGACGGCCGGTCGGTGAACCGCCTCGATCTGAGTGACGATCGTGAGCGGTTGGAGCGCGCGCAACGCGCGCTGTCACGGAAACAACGCGGATCCAACAACTGGGAGCAGCAATGCCGCCGCGTGGCCGAGCTCCATCAACGATTGTCGAACCGGAAGCGTGACTAGAAGCACAAGCTTGCGCACTTCTACACCACCACGTATGACGCCGTGTTTGTCGAAGATCTCGACGTGAAAGAGATGTTGGAAGCCGACGGGAATGCTCGCACCACGCATTACGTTGGGTGGCGCGGATTCATCCAGATCCTCAAGCACCACGGCGAGAAAAACGGGTGTTACGTTGTTGAAGTGGATCCGGCCGGGACGACGAAGGAGTGCCATGAGTGCGGGGTTGAGGTTGAGAAGCCGTTGTGGGTGCGCGAACACGCGTGGCCGAGCTGCGGGTTCACCGCTGACCGGGATCTGAACGCTGCGTTCAACGTGCTGGAGCGTGGGTTTGACGAACTAGGAGTGGTTCACTCCGAAGTTACAACGTCTGTGGAGACTGCGGCCGCTGCGGATACCGACTCGGTGGCTGCACGTCGCGTCGTTGAAGCAGGAAGCCGCGCCCTCAAGGAACCCCTCGTGGGTGAGTAGGGCGGGGTAGTTCACATGACGAGGAGGCCGCCGAGGGCGGCGAGGGTGCCGAGGGCGATACACACACTCCAGAAGGGGAGTGTCTCGACGATGCGGAGTAGTGCGTCGATGGTTGCGTAGCCGACGATGGCGGCGGCGCCCAGGGCGATGGCTGCGGCGACGAGACTGACGCTGATGCCGGTATCGAGATAGGCGAGGAGGCTGCCGCCAACAGAGGCGGGGATGGCGAGGAGAAACGAGAAGCGGAACGATTGGGGGCCGTTGTGGCCGCGCAGCAGTAGGGTGCCGGTGGTCATGCCGGACCGGGAAATCCCGGGGAGAATGGCGAGTCCCTGGGCGATGCCGACGAGGATGGCGTCACGCCAGCCGGGTGTTTTGCGATCTCCGACGATGTCCTCTGCGAGATATTGGAACACGCCTGTCCCCACGAGGAGAACGCCGACAAGCGCGATGAACACACCTCCCGTAAGCGTAGAGAACGCGTCGATGAGCGTGACGTAGGCGGTGATGCCAACGACGCCGGAAACGAGCGTCCCAATCCCAAGAAACGTGACGATGGCTTGTTCACCGTCGAACG is drawn from Salarchaeum sp. JOR-1 and contains these coding sequences:
- the glmS gene encoding glutamine--fructose-6-phosphate transaminase (isomerizing), whose amino-acid sequence is MCGIVGYTGTEAALPVVATGLKNLEYRGYDSAGVALLDDTLDVYKSEGDIDALTLPDTHSATTGLGHTRWSTHGQPTDANAHPHTDCTGEIAVVHNGIIDNYEELKAELVAAGHEFTSETDTEVVPHLLEAHYDGTNLRAAVQAVVERLTGSFALGVTAVGAAELVVTRQDSPLVLGRGETANFVASDVTAFLEYTRDVIFLEDGDIATVTADEITIWQGDDRVTREAQTVDWEADAAEKAGYEHYMLKEIHEQPQALRQTISGRVDVVNGTADLEFDLPTNYLQSLDEIQIVAAGTSYHAGLYARRLLEAHADVRCTVEVASEYEFTGGRDPWRTLVVAVTQSGETADTLSAMRTAAAAGARTLAVTNTVGSTAAREADDVVYIRAGPEIGVAATKTFAAQVTTLALLTVAIGRERNALGGDRASTLLENIRSLPGAIQQVLDDADRVADTARELADSEAFFFVGRRLGMPVSLEGALKLKEISYTHAEGFGGGELKHGSLALVTADTPVIAILTDGANPEKMVHNVKEVQSRDAPVLGVSSLDDAESVLDVTFPVPSLGDLEPLVANVYLQLFAYHIADALDRNIDKPRNLAKSVTVE
- the glmM gene encoding phosphoglucosamine mutase; the encoded protein is MFGTSGIRGPVGETVSTELAVSIGRTFPTAFPACESVLVGRDPRDSGRALVDALAAGLQEAGVDVLTTGIESTPTVARTLQSYDADAGIVVTASHNPPTDNGVKCWNPSGKAFTTAQQETLVTALETEQITTAEWDGYGTRRRVTDARTRHEQALLDSLDTELSGMDVVVDIGNGAGRITADVLAKVGASVTTLNGQPDGAFPGRPSEPTPDTCEDLCRLVRVREADLGIAHDGDADRMLAVDNTGAFVSGDQLLALFARDAINNASGSVVAAPLNTSRLVDDALAAVGGTVKRTQVGDVYVAQAAATDDDVVFGGEPSGAWIWPDSALCPDGPLAALTLTALLTTGPPLADRIDTLPTYVTKRESIEVAHKQAQLDAVRDHIVTTYSEEDVSTGDGVRVTRPDGWFLIRASGTEPLIRITAEAATDATASDLLETARELLAETVGDYPDPGR
- a CDS encoding PQQ-binding-like beta-propeller repeat protein, whose product is MAAGTAGPHTITESSILFEPRTDGQSAALVDNTLYLETRTTAGGTEDDTYLYAIDSTDGSQIWRSDFSAVFSSSPAVVNDMVYANSETALHAVSADDGTRQWTYSYDATCYSAPVVTDGTVVTTTEDGTVYALETDGSTRWTTQFSGRTYNNPAVANGHVFTAAAGGVVYAFAVSDGSERWRFETSGNIRASPTIVDGTVYIQSYDNTVYALAAESGEKQWTANVRQGSSASAAVANGTVVVQLCGSAEFPSSRSNAGRRLSSTVGRGGARHPDTSQTLISK
- a CDS encoding PAS domain S-box protein gives rise to the protein MSSASASIRVLHVDDDPGFGELTATFLEREDEQFRIETETSAADALATLHGREFDCVVADYEMPDQNGIELLQAVRADYPNLPFILFTGKGSEEVASEAISAGVTDYLQKDSEAEQYTVLANRIRNAVERARAKTEQQRKLDAIETAREGISILDEDRQFIYVNQAYADLYGYAPDELLGESWELLYQDEHLDDIRNDILPAVEAAGYWHGETIGVRATGETFTEDHVLALTDNGELVCTVRDVTDQRERAQELERAQTRCEALFENSPDMINIHDKDGIIRSANRRFCDELGYDEAEIVGQGVWEIDPTISPDDLATQLAETDTGDRFRVETEFRRNDGSTIPVEVHVARLNIADDDQFVVFSRDISERKEHEQRLEALNETSHELLAADSQEEIAEISVEAARDIIGLDANVLNLYDADRDALVPASSTEEVANLIGTPPVFTGDDSIAWRAYTEGEARAIDDVHTNPDVYNPETPIRSELYLPVDEYGILVASSPTTAAFDREDRVLGELLAKSIAVALENLEQTERLQKRKQELSDQNERLDQFARFVSHDLRNPLTVAEGHLELAREDCDNDHLATVAQSHDRMRTLIDELLSVTRESDPVTDRERVSIAELSAHAWEHVETKQATLTVDVTRSIRADRNRVTQLLENLFRNAVEHGGDNVTVTVGDLADGFFVEDDGRGLTAAEQASLFEAGYSTAPDGTGFGLPIVKQVVEDHEWQIHVTDGADGGARIEISGLEFDTKKTDSPS